In Mytilus edulis chromosome 13, xbMytEdul2.2, whole genome shotgun sequence, a single window of DNA contains:
- the LOC139500989 gene encoding galactose-3-O-sulfotransferase 2-like, giving the protein MRVATYRLIRLAVLVVITTAPMIYIAFRTIEKRELPIQLNALQQEARHIAFLKVHKAASTTIQNILFRFGTERNLTFVMPAVDAIQPNVISVLETVTPKNIRSIPLSSTHFDILCLHVLYNRTAFENILPNDTVYIGTLRDPFDYFISMMLYFPMMFDRFNIFGPRAITDFLEDPEKHDASISIEKYALYSFTKNRMAIDYGFPLELLVNSRSRKKDIHKYIKQLDKEFALVIIVEHFDESMILLKRILKWSTKDILYIRQNANTNTGNKEINIGENDRTRYRQLSEIDFMLYRHFYLKLWRQIKMELLFHEEVLYFKTVRKEVEDFCQNLNKKSTVLKFPSSEWSETFEITRGTCDSLMISEFDFVKKIKENQYPR; this is encoded by the exons ATGCGAGTAGCAACCTATCG TTTGATACGCCTAGCGGTTTTGGTAGTGATCACTACTGCACCCATGATTTATATTGCATTCAGAACCATTGAAAAGCGAGAGTTGCCGATTCAGTTGAATGCATTGCAACAGGAAGCCCGTCATATTGCATTTCTTAAAGTTCACAAGGCGGCTAGCACaactatacaaaatattttgtttcgttTTGGGACAGAACGAAACTTAACATTTGTCATGCCAGCTGTTGATGCAATACAACCAAATGTGATAAGTGTATTAGAAACGGTTACACCGAAAAACATTCGGTCCATACCATTATCATCCAcccattttgatattttatgcctACACGTTCTATATAACAGGACAGCGTTTGAAAACATTCTTCCAAATGACACTGTTTACATTGGTACACTTCGAGATCCATTTGATTACTTTATATCAATGATGCTGTACTTTCCAATGATGTTTGATCGATTTAATATATTTGGACCTAGAGCAATAACAGATTTTCTTGAAGATCCAGAGAAACATGATGCATCTATATCAATTGAAAAGTATGCTTTGTACAGTTTTACTAAAAACAGAATGGCAATAGATTATGGTTTTCCGCTGGAACTTCTTGTTAATTCGAGATCAAGAAAAAAAGACATTCACAAATATATTAAGCAGCTGGACAAAGAATTTGCATTAGTTATCATAGTGGAACATTTTGATGAGTCTATGATTTTGTTAAAGCGAATTTTGAAATGGTCTACAAAGGATATACTTTATATCAGACAGAATGCAAATACTAACACAGGTAACAAAGAAATTAATATTGGGGAGAATGATCGGACAAGGTATAGACAATTATCTGAAATAGACTTCATGTTGTATAGACATTTTTACCTAAAACTGTGGCGCCAAATTAAAATGGAATTATTGTTTCACGAAGAAGTGTTGTATTTCAAAACTGTCAGAAAAGAAGTAGAAGACTTTTGtcagaatttaaataaaaaatcaacagtGTTAAAGTTTCCATCGTCAGAATGGAGCGAAACTTTTGAAATAACTCGAGGCACATGTGATTCATTAATGATTTCGGAATTtgactttgtaaaaaaaataaaagagaatcAATATCCAAGGTAA